The region CATTGATGTCGGGACCCGAAACGCTGTAGTGACCCGCCTCGTCGGCGAAGGCTTCCCATACATCAACATAAGTGGCCCCCGCCTTTTCGGCGTAGGCGCGATAGAATTGGTTGAAGTTCAGGGCGTTGGCGGAGAGATGCTCGCTTTTGAGGATGGGAAGCCCGACCCAAATCAACGGAATTTTCTTCTCGCGGAACAGCGAAGCGATCGCCTCGATCCTTTGCGTGTAGGCGGTCTGCCATTCCGGTGATCCAGGCTCATAACTGCCATTGGCATCGCGCAAGGTTTGCTGGTCGTTGCTGCCGATCATCATGACCGCGTAATCGATTTTTTCGCCGCTCGCGAGCAAATCCTGGGTTGCCTTGATCCAATCGTAGAAATCGTCGCGGACGAGACCCGAGCTTTCCTTTGCCTTGTGGAGGATAGCGACCTCTGGCCGGTTTTCGAACGCTTCGTCCAAGCCTTGCGCCAGCATCTGGCCAAGGCTGTCGCCCAGCACCGCGACAAAAAAGGTAGGTGGAACAGCGGACTTGGCAGGCGACTTTGCAATTTTACTTCCCCCCGGCCGATCGGGGGAGCGGCGGGAGGCGCGCTCGCCCGATGGATACCGTGGCCGCCGTGCCTCTGGACCTGCGCGGCGAAATTCTGACCTCGGCCGCGCGACACGGCTTGACGGGGGTGGGCGGAACAGTTGCTCGAACCAGGCGAATGGATCGGCCTGCGCGAATGCGGGGTCGCTGTCCGCTATACAAAATGCCAAAGTCACTGCCACCAATAGCGCAGCCGACGACTTTCGCAAAAGCTGCCACGCGGATTGCCTGGGCTTAAGATTTTTCATCATCATCAGCATTCTACCGTACCCTTTCGCCGGATGCACGCGGGCCGTTGAAATCCGCGTGCAGCTGAGTCTATGCCGGGGACGTCAGAATTGAAAAACCACTGGCTGGACATTGGTCTAGCTGCTAAGGAGCGAGGGCTTTACGCTGCTTATCTCGATGGAATGGCCTTATGGCACGCGGTCATCTGGTCTTTGCTGAATCGAATGAGGTTTTATGCAGCCTGCTTGAAGCCGTCGCCGGGGGCGACCACAAGGCTTTCCGGACCCTTTACGATAAATCCGTGCCAGTCCTGTTCGGCATTTGCGTGCGCCTCATGCGGAATCGCGACCTAGCCCAGGACGTACTCCAGGAAGCGATGACCCGAATTTGGCACAAGGCGCATCTTTTCGACGCTTCCAAGGGTAATGCTATGGCGTGGATGGCCGTGGTGACCCGGAATTGCGCCTTAAGCCGGATCGCCGCCGCGCCGCCGCCGTCCGCCTCGCTCGATGAGGCGGGTGTGCTGGCGGCGGTGGAAGCGCGGTCCTCCGACGATCCGGTTGTGGCTGCCGACGTACGGCAATGTCTAAAGAAGCTAAGTGAAAAATATAGAAAGTGCGTTACTCTAATTTATCTGCAGGGACTGACTTACGAGGAGCTTGCTGCGCAAATGGGAGCCCCGCTTGGAAGCGTAAAGTCGTGGGTTCACCGCGCGATTGGGGAACTCGCGCAATGTATGGGTAAGTAAATGTATGGTAGGTAATGGTATGGAAAATGATGTCCGAGGATCTTGACCTGACCGCCGCCAGCTATGTGCTTGGCCTCTCGCGCGGCGCAACACGTGCAGAAAGCGACGCGCGGCTCGCGAGCGATCCGGCTTTGCGGAGCAAGATTAAGCTTTGGCAGGACAATTGCGCCGTCCTCGATCTTCTCGCGGCCCCGGAGCTTCCGCCGGCGGATCTTTTCGACAAGATCGCCGCCGGGATCGATGCTGATCTTCGGGAAGTTCCCGTCCCTTTGACGAAGCGGGCGGGCACTGGCGATTGGGAGGAGATGTCACCGGGCGTGACGTTCACGGTGCTGTTCGAGGATCTGGTCGCCAGGCGCCGCTCGATTCTCGTGCGCGCGTTGCC is a window of Methylocapsa sp. D3K7 DNA encoding:
- a CDS encoding SGNH family hydrolase, with amino-acid sequence MAFCIADSDPAFAQADPFAWFEQLFRPPPSSRVARPRSEFRRAGPEARRPRYPSGERASRRSPDRPGGSKIAKSPAKSAVPPTFFVAVLGDSLGQMLAQGLDEAFENRPEVAILHKAKESSGLVRDDFYDWIKATQDLLASGEKIDYAVMMIGSNDQQTLRDANGSYEPGSPEWQTAYTQRIEAIASLFREKKIPLIWVGLPILKSEHLSANALNFNQFYRAYAEKAGATYVDVWEAFADEAGHYSVSGPDINGQTVHLRAADGVHFTKAGARKLAHFVEPEIRRKLDEMQPKIEPDMTPPAASSPEAGPGDGATTPSTVSALPNTEAAPPPKPIAGPVLPLTAPVLAPGGQLATRVAPTGAANTEARKLIDQTLQQGNPVASKPGRADDFSWPRP
- a CDS encoding sigma-70 family RNA polymerase sigma factor; translated protein: MARGHLVFAESNEVLCSLLEAVAGGDHKAFRTLYDKSVPVLFGICVRLMRNRDLAQDVLQEAMTRIWHKAHLFDASKGNAMAWMAVVTRNCALSRIAAAPPPSASLDEAGVLAAVEARSSDDPVVAADVRQCLKKLSEKYRKCVTLIYLQGLTYEELAAQMGAPLGSVKSWVHRAIGELAQCMGK
- a CDS encoding cupin domain-containing protein produces the protein MMSEDLDLTAASYVLGLSRGATRAESDARLASDPALRSKIKLWQDNCAVLDLLAAPELPPADLFDKIAAGIDADLREVPVPLTKRAGTGDWEEMSPGVTFTVLFEDLVARRRSILVRALPGSIYESHLHDQGHEECLVLEGDLVMGDLTLLPGDFHLAPQGSAHPAATTVSGCLLYLSTPF